The Virgibacillus sp. MSP4-1 genome has a segment encoding these proteins:
- the ilvD gene encoding dihydroxy-acid dehydratase: MRSDMIKKGIDRAPHRSLLHATGVKTSDLGKPFIGVCNSYVDIIPGHRHLNEFGQVVKDAIREAGGIPFEFNTIGVDDGIAMGHIGMRYSLPSREVIADSAETVINAHWFDGVFYIPNCDKITPGMLMASARTNVPSVFVSGGPMEGGVSPGGDHLSLVSMFEGVGAYKSGTMTKNELSEMEQLACPTCGSCSGMFTANSMNCLMEMLGLTVPGNGTIVATSKERHDLIYQAAHHLVNLVKQDIRPRDILTKETFDDAFALDMAMGGSTNTVLHTIAIAHEAGIEYDLKSINEIAEKVPYLSKISPASDYTMHDVHLAGGVSAIIKELCQIDGLIHKDRITVTGQSIYENVKDAEIKNDQVIRKKENAYSPVGGLSILYGNIAPNGGVIKVGAVDPSIKKFLGEAIVFDSQEEAQEGIDNGTVQAGHVVVIRYEGPKGGPGMPEMLAPTSSIAGRGLGKEVALITDGRFSGATRGISVGHISPEAAEGGPIALVENGDGIMIDLETRSIELLVDDEVLTERRKNWQKPEPKIQSGYLAKYSKLVTSANTGGVMKI, from the coding sequence ATGAGAAGTGACATGATCAAAAAAGGAATTGACCGCGCTCCGCATCGAAGCCTGCTTCATGCAACAGGGGTTAAAACGAGTGATTTAGGGAAGCCGTTCATCGGCGTCTGTAACTCTTATGTAGATATTATCCCTGGTCACAGACATTTAAATGAATTTGGGCAGGTTGTTAAAGATGCTATACGGGAAGCGGGCGGTATTCCATTCGAATTTAATACGATTGGAGTCGATGACGGAATTGCCATGGGTCATATTGGCATGCGCTACTCCCTGCCAAGCCGGGAAGTGATTGCCGATAGTGCAGAAACCGTTATTAATGCACACTGGTTTGATGGAGTCTTTTATATTCCCAACTGTGACAAAATTACACCAGGAATGCTGATGGCATCAGCCCGTACCAACGTTCCATCTGTATTTGTTTCAGGCGGACCGATGGAGGGAGGAGTTTCCCCGGGTGGTGATCATTTATCTCTGGTTTCCATGTTCGAGGGAGTGGGCGCCTACAAGTCCGGCACAATGACGAAGAACGAATTATCTGAAATGGAACAGCTGGCTTGCCCAACATGCGGATCCTGTTCAGGCATGTTTACCGCAAATTCGATGAACTGTCTGATGGAAATGCTCGGGTTGACCGTTCCGGGAAATGGCACGATTGTTGCTACTTCCAAAGAGCGCCATGATTTAATTTATCAGGCTGCCCATCACCTGGTGAACCTCGTTAAGCAGGATATCCGGCCAAGAGATATTTTAACGAAAGAGACTTTTGATGATGCCTTTGCTTTAGATATGGCGATGGGAGGATCAACCAATACAGTGCTTCATACGATTGCCATCGCTCATGAAGCAGGTATTGAATATGATTTGAAATCCATTAATGAAATTGCGGAGAAGGTTCCTTATTTATCTAAAATTAGTCCGGCATCGGATTATACCATGCATGATGTGCACTTAGCCGGTGGTGTCAGTGCCATTATAAAGGAGCTTTGTCAGATTGATGGACTCATTCATAAAGATCGGATTACAGTGACGGGTCAATCCATCTATGAAAATGTGAAAGACGCAGAAATTAAGAATGATCAGGTGATTCGTAAAAAAGAGAATGCCTACAGCCCTGTTGGCGGATTATCCATTTTATACGGCAATATCGCACCTAATGGAGGGGTTATTAAAGTAGGAGCGGTTGACCCATCCATTAAAAAGTTCCTGGGAGAAGCCATTGTTTTTGACTCACAGGAAGAGGCTCAAGAGGGAATTGACAACGGCACTGTTCAGGCAGGTCATGTCGTTGTAATCAGATATGAAGGACCAAAAGGCGGTCCGGGAATGCCGGAAATGCTGGCTCCAACATCGTCCATTGCAGGGCGTGGCCTTGGGAAAGAGGTTGCATTAATTACAGATGGCCGTTTCTCTGGAGCTACTCGAGGGATTTCCGTTGGCCATATTTCACCGGAAGCTGCTGAAGGTGGACCGATAGCTTTAGTCGAAAATGGAGACGGCATAATGATTGATTTAGAGACTCGTTCCATCGAATTACTCGTAGACGATGAAGTTTTAACAGAACGGAGGAAGAATTGGCAAAAACCAGAGCCGAAAATTCAGTCCGGTTATTTAGCGAAGTACTCAAAACTTGTGACATCCGCTAATACTGGAGGAGTTATGAAAATATAA
- the ilvB gene encoding acetolactate synthase large subunit, translating to MRTETSTKTGADLLVESLLHEDVETIFGYPGGAVLPIYDAIYRAKESFHHVLSRHEQGAVHAAEGYARVSGKPGVVIATSGPGATNLVTGITDAMMDSLPLVIFTGQVARQVIGTDAFQEADVMGITTPITKHNYQVQSMSDLPRIVREAFHIATTGRKGPVLVDIPKDISASIQEGSFDTTFDLPGYQPTTKPNPLQIKKLADAISKAKKPLLLAGAGVLHGEASSLLKAFAVKHSLPVATTLLGLGSFPGNHPLSLGMAGMHGTYAANMALYECDLLINIGARFDDRLTGNLKHFAKHATVAHIDIDPAEIGKNVNTKIPVVADSNEALHEMLSMIEESPQHEEWMKQLQDWKKDFPLAYKHSDEGVSPQWLVEAIYKETEGRAIVTTDVGQHQMWAAQYYTFSDPDRWVTSGGLGTMGFGFPAAIGAQLAKPDETVVALVGDGGFQMSMQELSLLQEKGLPVKVIIMNNESLGMVRQWQESFYEERYSESLLPVQPDYVKLAESYQIRGFKVETEEELQQVIPEVFAYSGPVVLDCRVLKLENVYPMIAPGKGIHEMIGVKP from the coding sequence ATGCGAACAGAAACAAGTACAAAAACGGGGGCAGATTTGCTGGTGGAATCATTACTTCATGAGGATGTTGAAACGATTTTTGGTTATCCGGGAGGTGCCGTATTACCCATTTACGATGCCATATATAGAGCAAAAGAATCGTTTCATCATGTATTATCCCGTCATGAACAAGGAGCTGTTCATGCGGCAGAAGGCTACGCAAGAGTGTCAGGTAAGCCTGGTGTTGTTATTGCGACCTCTGGACCTGGTGCAACCAATCTCGTGACAGGAATTACCGATGCCATGATGGATTCCTTACCGCTTGTTATTTTTACCGGCCAGGTAGCACGGCAGGTTATTGGTACAGATGCTTTTCAGGAAGCAGATGTGATGGGGATTACTACACCAATTACCAAGCATAATTACCAGGTTCAATCGATGAGTGACCTGCCACGAATTGTAAGAGAGGCCTTTCATATTGCAACCACAGGGCGAAAAGGTCCAGTTTTGGTTGATATCCCAAAAGATATTTCCGCCAGTATACAGGAAGGCTCATTCGATACAACGTTTGATCTGCCTGGCTATCAGCCAACAACGAAGCCAAATCCGCTGCAGATTAAAAAGCTGGCTGATGCGATATCGAAAGCAAAAAAACCTCTATTACTTGCCGGAGCAGGCGTTTTACACGGAGAAGCATCCAGTCTGTTAAAAGCCTTTGCTGTCAAGCATTCCTTACCGGTTGCAACCACCTTACTTGGGTTAGGAAGCTTTCCGGGGAACCACCCGTTATCCCTTGGTATGGCAGGAATGCATGGGACCTATGCAGCAAATATGGCTCTATATGAGTGTGATTTGCTTATCAATATTGGCGCTCGCTTTGATGATCGTCTGACAGGAAATCTCAAGCACTTTGCCAAACATGCAACGGTTGCTCATATCGATATTGACCCAGCTGAGATTGGCAAAAATGTCAATACGAAAATCCCTGTTGTAGCGGATTCCAATGAAGCCCTTCATGAAATGCTGTCGATGATTGAGGAAAGCCCTCAGCACGAGGAGTGGATGAAGCAATTGCAGGATTGGAAGAAGGATTTCCCGCTGGCCTATAAGCATTCGGATGAGGGTGTTTCTCCGCAATGGCTGGTAGAGGCAATTTACAAAGAGACGGAAGGAAGGGCCATTGTTACAACAGACGTAGGTCAGCATCAAATGTGGGCTGCGCAATATTATACATTTTCTGATCCGGACAGATGGGTGACTTCAGGCGGCCTCGGAACCATGGGCTTTGGCTTTCCGGCAGCAATCGGAGCCCAATTGGCGAAACCGGATGAAACCGTGGTAGCACTGGTTGGCGATGGTGGGTTTCAGATGTCCATGCAGGAGCTTTCCCTCCTCCAGGAAAAAGGATTACCGGTCAAGGTCATTATTATGAATAATGAATCATTAGGAATGGTGCGGCAATGGCAGGAATCCTTCTATGAAGAACGTTACTCTGAATCTCTGCTGCCTGTTCAGCCTGATTATGTAAAGCTTGCGGAAAGCTATCAAATTCGTGGATTCAAGGTGGAAACCGAGGAAGAGCTTCAACAGGTCATTCCTGAAGTATTTGCTTACAGCGGCCCAGTTGTACTGGATTGCAGGGTACTAAAGCTTGAAAATGTTTATCCAATGATTGCACCTGGCAAGGGCATTCACGAAATGATAGGGGTGAAACCATGA
- a CDS encoding 2-isopropylmalate synthase, with translation MAQIKFFDTTLRDGEQSPGVNLNQLEKIEIAKQLERLGIDVMEAGFPASSKGDFEAVRQIARTIKNTSVTGLARTTKEDIDIAWDALKDAAEPRIHIFLATSPIHMTHKLKKTPDDVIQTSVEMVSYAKQKFTHVEWSAEDASRSDLDFLVKIIEKVIDAGATVINLPDTVGYTTPEEYGRMFRYVREHVPNIDRVALSAHCHDDLGMAVANSIAAIENGATQIEGTINGIGERAGNASLEEIAVALKIRNDFYQHSTNLVLNEIKRTSDLISKFTGMMVPGNKAVVGRNAFAHESGIHQDGVLKEASTYEIITPEMVGIKSNNLVLGKHSGRHAFADKVEQLGFELPEEKVKEAFKTFKELTDRKKEVTDDDLFTILTDLQSDSLNIAKYNLESFQVQYGSHNLPTATVALKTPEGYRVETARTGQGSVEALYNTLESLVQEEVDLTDYQLNSIGKGRDALAEVHVMVKVNDTEMGGRGAAQDVLEASANAFLNALNRVLINQRQAEQKKIHS, from the coding sequence ATGGCTCAAATTAAATTCTTTGATACAACGCTGAGAGATGGGGAGCAGTCTCCGGGAGTGAATTTGAACCAGCTTGAAAAGATTGAGATTGCCAAACAACTCGAACGTTTGGGGATCGATGTTATGGAAGCAGGCTTTCCCGCATCTTCTAAAGGGGATTTTGAAGCGGTCAGACAAATTGCCCGTACTATTAAAAACACATCGGTTACAGGATTAGCCCGGACTACAAAGGAAGATATCGACATTGCCTGGGATGCTCTTAAAGATGCAGCAGAGCCAAGGATTCATATTTTTCTTGCCACTTCACCGATTCATATGACACACAAGCTGAAGAAAACCCCGGATGACGTGATTCAGACTTCGGTGGAAATGGTCTCATATGCCAAGCAAAAATTCACCCATGTGGAATGGTCAGCGGAGGATGCCAGCCGGTCCGATTTAGACTTCCTCGTTAAAATTATTGAAAAGGTTATTGATGCCGGTGCTACCGTTATTAACCTGCCGGATACCGTTGGATATACCACACCTGAGGAATACGGCCGAATGTTCCGCTATGTGAGAGAGCATGTTCCGAATATTGATAGAGTAGCTCTATCTGCACACTGTCATGATGACCTTGGAATGGCTGTTGCCAACTCGATTGCAGCAATTGAAAACGGCGCGACTCAGATTGAGGGCACAATCAATGGAATCGGGGAACGTGCCGGGAATGCTTCATTGGAAGAAATTGCAGTGGCACTGAAAATCCGCAACGATTTCTATCAGCATTCCACCAATCTGGTCCTCAATGAAATCAAACGAACGAGTGACTTAATTAGTAAATTTACCGGAATGATGGTGCCTGGAAATAAAGCAGTTGTTGGCCGGAATGCCTTTGCCCATGAATCTGGAATTCATCAGGATGGGGTGCTGAAGGAGGCTTCTACTTATGAGATTATTACACCAGAGATGGTCGGGATTAAATCTAACAATCTGGTATTAGGAAAGCATTCAGGACGGCATGCATTCGCGGATAAAGTAGAACAGCTCGGCTTTGAATTACCTGAAGAAAAAGTGAAAGAAGCCTTTAAAACGTTTAAAGAACTGACCGACCGGAAGAAGGAAGTCACGGATGATGATTTGTTTACCATTCTGACAGATTTGCAGTCCGATTCCTTGAACATTGCCAAATACAATCTGGAGTCGTTCCAGGTTCAATATGGATCCCACAATCTCCCAACAGCTACGGTAGCCTTGAAAACACCAGAAGGCTACCGTGTGGAAACAGCAAGAACCGGGCAGGGGAGTGTAGAGGCTCTCTACAACACGCTTGAATCCCTCGTTCAGGAAGAGGTGGATTTAACCGATTACCAGCTGAATTCTATTGGCAAAGGCCGGGATGCACTGGCTGAGGTTCACGTAATGGTGAAGGTCAATGACACCGAAATGGGAGGAAGAGGAGCTGCACAGGATGTATTAGAAGCATCTGCTAATGCGTTCCTGAACGCACTGAACCGTGTACTGATCAATCAGCGTCAGGCTGAACAGAAAAAGATTCATAGTTAA
- the ilvN gene encoding acetolactate synthase small subunit, with amino-acid sequence MRRIITATVQNRSGVLNRVTGLLHKRQFNIESISVGRTETEGISKMTFVVEVPDYQKLEQMIKQLHKQIDVLKVSDITDKAIVARELALIKVVSNSQIRSEIQGIIEPFRASIIDVSRDSLTVQVTGKTEKIEALIELLRPYGIKELARTGLTAFLRGHQPQVTEIPAYSILK; translated from the coding sequence ATGAGGAGAATCATCACAGCAACCGTTCAGAATCGGAGTGGTGTACTAAATCGGGTAACAGGATTGCTTCATAAAAGGCAGTTTAACATTGAAAGTATTTCAGTGGGACGCACCGAAACAGAAGGGATTTCAAAAATGACATTTGTCGTTGAAGTTCCTGACTATCAGAAGCTGGAACAGATGATTAAGCAGCTCCATAAACAAATCGATGTTTTAAAGGTATCCGACATTACGGATAAGGCCATTGTAGCCCGGGAGCTCGCGTTAATTAAAGTCGTCAGCAATAGTCAGATAAGAAGTGAGATTCAGGGCATCATTGAACCATTTCGAGCTTCAATCATTGATGTGAGCCGGGACAGTCTGACCGTTCAGGTAACCGGAAAAACTGAAAAAATAGAAGCGTTGATTGAATTGCTTCGTCCTTATGGAATCAAAGAATTAGCACGAACAGGATTAACAGCATTCCTTCGCGGGCATCAGCCACAGGTGACCGAGATTCCCGCTTATTCAATATTAAAATAA
- the ilvC gene encoding ketol-acid reductoisomerase produces the protein MANVLYHNDIQEEVLRSKKIAVVGYGSQGHAHAQNLKENGFDVVVGLRKGKSWDKAEEDGMAVKTVANAVAESDVVMILLPDELQPGIYENQIKPNLAPGNALAFAHGFNIHFNQVVPPEDVDVFLVAPKAPGHLVRRTFEEGAGVPSLYGVYQDASGQATELALAYAKGIGSGRAGILKTSFQEETETDLFGEQAVLCGGVSNLVKAGFETLTEAGYQPEVAYFECLHELKLIVDLMYEGGLENMRYSVSDTAQWGDFVSGPKVINEETRERMKEVLQDVQSGAFAKGWILENQVNRPQFNAINELEKNHQLTQVGKELRELMPFVKQNKKKKKEEVVTHGSN, from the coding sequence ATGGCAAACGTACTTTATCACAATGATATTCAGGAAGAGGTATTAAGAAGTAAAAAGATTGCTGTTGTTGGTTATGGATCACAGGGGCATGCCCATGCACAGAATTTAAAGGAGAATGGTTTTGATGTAGTCGTTGGATTACGCAAGGGGAAATCCTGGGATAAAGCAGAAGAGGATGGAATGGCAGTAAAAACCGTCGCAAATGCAGTAGCAGAGTCGGATGTTGTTATGATTCTTCTTCCGGATGAGTTGCAGCCGGGGATTTATGAAAATCAGATTAAGCCAAACTTAGCTCCTGGCAATGCGCTTGCTTTTGCACACGGATTTAATATTCATTTCAATCAGGTGGTTCCACCAGAAGATGTCGATGTATTTCTGGTAGCACCAAAAGCTCCTGGTCATCTGGTAAGAAGGACATTTGAAGAAGGGGCTGGCGTACCGTCCCTTTACGGAGTATATCAGGACGCATCCGGTCAAGCTACTGAATTGGCATTAGCTTATGCAAAAGGAATCGGATCCGGTCGTGCCGGTATTTTAAAAACCTCCTTCCAGGAAGAAACGGAAACAGACTTATTCGGTGAGCAGGCGGTTTTATGCGGAGGAGTATCAAACCTGGTTAAAGCAGGCTTTGAAACCTTAACAGAGGCCGGCTATCAGCCTGAAGTCGCTTATTTTGAGTGTTTACATGAACTGAAACTGATTGTTGACTTGATGTATGAAGGCGGACTGGAGAATATGCGTTACTCTGTTTCCGACACGGCTCAATGGGGAGACTTTGTATCAGGTCCTAAAGTCATCAATGAAGAAACAAGAGAACGTATGAAAGAGGTTTTACAGGACGTTCAATCAGGTGCATTTGCCAAAGGATGGATTTTGGAAAATCAGGTAAATCGCCCGCAGTTTAATGCGATTAATGAATTAGAGAAAAATCATCAGCTGACCCAGGTTGGAAAAGAATTGCGTGAATTGATGCCATTTGTTAAGCAAAACAAAAAGAAGAAAAAGGAGGAAGTCGTCACTCATGGCTCAAATTAA
- the leuC gene encoding 3-isopropylmalate dehydratase large subunit has protein sequence MDYPKTIIDKIWERHIVHQEPEKPDLLYIDLHLVHEVTSPQAFEGLRMKNRKVRRPDLTYATMDHNVPTIHRNVIKDEISKTQMETLKQNCEQFEIPLADIDHPDQGIVHVIGPQLGLTQPGKTIVCGDSHTSTHGAFGALAFGIGTSEVEHVLATQTIWQQKPKTLNVKVNGDLGKGVTAKDLILAIIAKHGVRFGTGYIIEYTGDAIRNLSMEGRMTICNMSIEAGARAGLISPDDTTIEYLRGKRHVPEGEAFERAAEDWRSLATDEGAAYDATVEINAWEIEPQVSWGTNPSMCIPVSESVPDPENAATANEKQAIERALDYMGLEPNQPISSVEIEHVFIGSCTNSRLSDLQRAAEIVRGKKVKDSVRAMVVPGSHSVKEAAEKEGLDVIFKQAGFEWRAAGCSMCLAMNDDVVPPGERCASTSNRNFEGRQGNGARTHLVSPEMAAAAAIEGRFTDVRQMGSPVLS, from the coding sequence ATGGATTACCCGAAAACGATTATTGATAAAATCTGGGAGCGGCACATTGTTCATCAGGAACCGGAAAAACCTGATTTGCTTTATATTGATCTGCATTTAGTTCATGAAGTCACTTCTCCACAGGCGTTTGAAGGCTTAAGAATGAAGAATAGAAAAGTGCGCAGGCCGGACCTGACGTACGCAACCATGGACCACAATGTACCGACCATCCACCGGAATGTGATTAAGGATGAGATTTCCAAAACACAGATGGAAACCTTAAAGCAAAATTGTGAGCAATTTGAGATTCCGCTTGCCGATATTGACCATCCTGATCAGGGAATTGTGCACGTCATTGGCCCGCAATTAGGTTTAACACAACCAGGGAAAACTATCGTCTGCGGGGATAGTCACACATCCACTCATGGGGCATTCGGCGCCCTTGCTTTTGGGATTGGAACTAGTGAGGTAGAGCACGTATTAGCCACCCAGACCATCTGGCAGCAAAAGCCTAAGACTCTAAATGTAAAGGTTAACGGAGACCTTGGAAAAGGCGTGACAGCGAAGGATTTGATCCTGGCGATCATTGCTAAACATGGGGTCCGCTTTGGCACCGGCTATATCATTGAGTATACAGGGGATGCGATTCGCAATCTTTCCATGGAAGGGCGAATGACCATCTGCAATATGTCCATTGAGGCAGGTGCCAGAGCAGGTTTGATCAGCCCGGATGATACGACCATTGAATATTTAAGAGGAAAACGCCATGTTCCGGAAGGGGAGGCCTTTGAAAGGGCTGCAGAGGATTGGCGTTCCCTTGCAACAGATGAAGGAGCGGCTTATGATGCCACCGTTGAAATCAATGCTTGGGAGATTGAACCACAGGTGAGCTGGGGGACCAATCCGAGCATGTGTATCCCGGTCAGTGAGTCGGTACCGGATCCGGAGAATGCAGCAACAGCAAACGAGAAGCAGGCCATTGAACGAGCGCTTGACTATATGGGACTTGAGCCAAACCAGCCTATTTCCTCCGTAGAAATTGAGCATGTATTCATTGGATCCTGTACCAATTCAAGACTAAGTGACTTGCAGCGAGCCGCAGAAATTGTCCGTGGTAAGAAAGTAAAGGATTCAGTTCGGGCTATGGTTGTCCCTGGTTCTCACAGCGTCAAGGAAGCAGCAGAAAAAGAGGGACTGGATGTTATCTTTAAACAGGCAGGCTTTGAATGGCGGGCAGCCGGCTGCAGTATGTGCCTGGCCATGAATGACGATGTGGTACCACCTGGAGAACGTTGCGCTTCAACCTCCAATCGTAACTTTGAAGGACGTCAGGGAAATGGAGCAAGAACCCATTTAGTCAGTCCTGAGATGGCAGCAGCTGCAGCGATTGAGGGACGATTTACCGATGTTCGTCAAATGGGATCGCCTGTATTAAGCTAA
- the ilvA gene encoding threonine ammonia-lyase: MQQMMDVVHRTPLTTSTSINQLTGKQVYFKMENQQKTGAFKIRGATNKISQLSDSEKRRGVIAASAGNHAQGVALAATKHGIQSKIFMPEKTPTAKAQATKGYGAQIVLTGESFQEAYEAAMEEMERENSVFVHPFDDPDVMAGQGTIGLEMLQQEPGLDTIIVPVGGGGLISGIAVAAKHLNPNIRIIGVQAKGACPTYNRFYQMGSSGVKRVSTIADGIAVKKPGIQTFPLIQQFVDDIVTVSDEDIAVAMVYMLERGKNLIEGAGASAFAALLAHGHQIRSKHCGVIVSGGNMDISKMPHIQHLAQQNQLSCLA, translated from the coding sequence ATGCAGCAGATGATGGATGTTGTGCATCGCACCCCCCTGACTACATCAACATCCATTAATCAGTTAACAGGAAAACAGGTTTATTTTAAGATGGAAAATCAGCAGAAAACCGGTGCCTTTAAAATCAGAGGTGCCACGAACAAAATTTCACAGCTTTCAGACAGCGAAAAAAGAAGGGGGGTTATTGCCGCATCTGCAGGAAACCATGCCCAGGGTGTTGCTCTGGCAGCAACCAAGCACGGCATTCAGTCAAAAATTTTCATGCCGGAGAAAACCCCGACAGCAAAGGCACAGGCGACCAAAGGATACGGAGCACAAATTGTGTTAACGGGAGAATCCTTTCAGGAAGCCTATGAAGCCGCCATGGAAGAAATGGAACGGGAAAATTCCGTTTTTGTTCATCCCTTTGATGACCCGGATGTGATGGCAGGACAGGGAACGATTGGGCTGGAAATGCTTCAGCAGGAGCCTGGACTGGACACCATTATCGTACCAGTCGGTGGTGGCGGTCTGATTAGTGGTATTGCCGTTGCTGCCAAGCACCTGAATCCAAATATTAGAATCATCGGTGTTCAGGCCAAGGGGGCATGCCCCACCTATAATCGTTTCTATCAGATGGGATCATCAGGGGTAAAGAGGGTTTCTACCATTGCAGACGGCATTGCCGTGAAGAAACCAGGCATCCAAACCTTCCCACTCATTCAGCAATTTGTGGACGATATCGTAACGGTTTCGGATGAGGACATTGCAGTTGCGATGGTTTATATGCTGGAGAGAGGCAAGAACTTAATTGAAGGAGCAGGTGCGAGTGCTTTTGCAGCTCTCCTGGCACATGGCCATCAGATTCGCTCTAAGCATTGCGGTGTTATTGTCAGTGGAGGCAATATGGATATTTCCAAAATGCCTCATATTCAGCATCTGGCACAACAGAATCAATTGTCATGTCTGGCTTAA
- the leuD gene encoding 3-isopropylmalate dehydratase small subunit → MEPLRIHEGLVYPLNRTNVDTDQIIPKQFLKRIERQGFGQFLFYNWRFYDNGEPREDFSLNDEKYKGASILVAGENFGCGSSREHAPWALEDYGFKVIIAPSFADIFYNNCFKNGLLPVTLNEETVQQLIKKAETEHYEVTVNLETQTVQDSEGLQESFDLSSYQKQMLLNGWDEIAVTLNQADKIDQYEQNIVKY, encoded by the coding sequence ATGGAGCCGCTGCGAATTCATGAGGGACTTGTATATCCTCTTAATCGAACGAATGTAGATACAGATCAAATCATCCCTAAACAATTTTTAAAGCGGATTGAACGACAGGGATTCGGCCAATTTTTATTTTATAACTGGCGCTTCTATGATAACGGAGAACCCCGTGAGGACTTTTCGTTAAATGACGAAAAGTATAAAGGGGCTTCCATCCTGGTGGCGGGGGAAAATTTCGGTTGTGGTTCATCACGTGAGCACGCCCCATGGGCACTGGAGGATTACGGCTTTAAGGTCATCATTGCACCGAGCTTTGCCGATATTTTTTATAATAATTGTTTTAAAAATGGTCTCTTGCCCGTAACCTTAAATGAGGAAACCGTTCAGCAGCTTATAAAGAAAGCCGAGACTGAACATTATGAGGTAACCGTAAATCTTGAAACCCAAACCGTTCAGGATTCAGAGGGACTGCAGGAAAGTTTTGATCTTTCATCCTATCAGAAACAAATGCTGCTAAATGGCTGGGATGAAATTGCGGTTACGCTGAATCAAGCGGATAAAATTGATCAATACGAACAAAATATAGTCAAATATTAG
- the leuB gene encoding 3-isopropylmalate dehydrogenase: MKKQIALLPGDGIGQEVIQSAVEVLDAIADEYGHKFEFESFDIGGAAIDRHETPLPDETIRGCEQADAVLLGAVGGPRWENHPSHLRPEKGLLGIRKALGLFANLRPVKGFPQLLHASPLKEEVVSGSDLLIIRELTGGLYFGEPSEIREDGQSVVDTLAYQRHEIERIVDQAFQSARLRRKHLTSVDKANVLESSKLWREVVEKKRKDYPDVTVEHLLVDAAAMKLITDPTQFDVIVTENMFGDILSDEASVLTGSLGMLPSASLRTDGVGLYEPVHGSAPDIAGQGLANPLAMILSTALMLRHSLQLEEEAKAVEEAVQETLRLGYHTADLHVVEGERVGTDVMTRLVVEGISSRSTSESIMSCYI, from the coding sequence ATGAAAAAACAGATTGCTTTGCTACCTGGTGATGGTATAGGTCAGGAGGTCATCCAATCGGCAGTAGAAGTACTGGATGCGATTGCTGATGAATATGGCCATAAATTTGAGTTTGAATCCTTTGATATTGGTGGTGCGGCAATTGACCGCCATGAAACGCCTTTACCAGATGAAACAATCAGGGGATGTGAACAGGCGGATGCGGTATTGTTGGGTGCGGTCGGGGGGCCCAGGTGGGAGAACCATCCTTCCCACCTTCGACCTGAAAAAGGTTTATTAGGGATTCGTAAGGCATTAGGTCTTTTTGCCAATCTCAGACCAGTAAAAGGTTTTCCACAGCTGCTTCATGCTTCACCGTTAAAAGAGGAAGTTGTCAGCGGCAGTGACCTGTTAATTATACGGGAATTGACAGGCGGGCTTTATTTTGGCGAGCCAAGTGAAATACGCGAAGATGGGCAATCAGTTGTTGATACCCTTGCATACCAGCGCCATGAGATTGAGAGAATTGTAGATCAGGCCTTTCAAAGCGCAAGGCTGAGAAGAAAGCATTTAACTTCTGTGGATAAGGCGAATGTGCTTGAATCCAGTAAACTCTGGAGAGAGGTTGTGGAAAAAAAACGGAAGGACTACCCGGATGTAACCGTTGAGCATTTACTGGTGGATGCAGCAGCCATGAAACTCATTACAGATCCAACTCAGTTCGATGTCATCGTAACGGAAAATATGTTTGGCGATATTTTAAGTGACGAGGCGTCTGTACTGACCGGTTCGCTCGGAATGCTTCCTTCTGCCAGCCTCCGTACAGATGGTGTCGGGCTTTATGAGCCTGTGCATGGATCAGCTCCAGATATAGCCGGGCAGGGACTGGCGAATCCACTGGCTATGATTCTGTCGACAGCATTGATGCTCAGGCATTCCCTTCAACTGGAGGAAGAGGCCAAGGCTGTTGAAGAAGCTGTTCAGGAAACTCTGCGACTCGGCTATCATACAGCAGATTTACATGTAGTAGAGGGAGAACGAGTGGGAACAGACGTCATGACCCGTTTGGTTGTCGAAGGAATATCTTCCAGAAGCACATCCGAAAGCATTATGAGCTGCTATATATAG